In Ursus arctos isolate Adak ecotype North America unplaced genomic scaffold, UrsArc2.0 scaffold_2, whole genome shotgun sequence, the genomic stretch AGGCCCCTCCCCGTGGAGGTGGAGAAGAACAGCACCCCCTCTGAGCCCAGCTCTGGCCGGGGGCCTcctcaggaggaggaagaggaagaagaggaggaagaggctgcCAAGGAAGATGCTGAGGCCCCAGGCATCAGAGATCATGAGAGGTGAGGGAGCCCCCTGCCCTGAggcagctgggctgggggggCCCAGCCACctgtggagaggaggaggaggagggcctgcaGCGGAGGCAGGGTGGGCTCTCCCAGGAGACTGGCACTGGCTGGGGTGTGGCCAGTGCAAGGCCACACCGATaacccttctcccctccaaccCTCCCCCGCAGCCTGTAGCCACCAATGTTTCAAGAGGAGCCCCTGCCCCGTTCCTGCTGCTGTCTGGGTGCTACTGGGGAAACTGGCCATGGCCTGCAAACTGGgaacccctcccccactccccgtGCTCTCTTCCACTTATTCTTCCCACTCCAAGCCCATCCCCTGGCGATTGGCCTGGATGGGGCAGGCCACCTGGCCCTCACCTCCATGTCCCCAACACCCCTGTGATCTGAGTCAGGGCCCTGTCTTCTGCTTCATGGGCTAAGATGAGACCATCGTGTCCCTCCCTGCCTGGAGCTGTTTCTGAGGGTATCTGTTGGGGCCTGGACTGGCTGTTTTCACCTCCTGACACCTCCTCCCcgctcccaccacccccccagtGTTCTGGACCTCTGGGTTAGCTGGGATCAGAGGTAGGAATGGAAAGGATGGAGAATAAACTGGGTCTGAGAGGGGCAGTCTTCaaattggggaggggggtgggcaggaggatgGCATCTTCTTGGactcctgtcccttcctcccatACCTATTATCCCAGCTGCCTAGATTCAGGGAAAGTGGGAcagcctgtgggggaggggctcccTTCCAGAAATCCTTGATGATTGACAacaccttttcttccttttgctgacCCCAGGAGTTCTGGGAGTTGTAGTTGATCATCAAAAGATTGGGGCCTCCTGAGATCCGAAGGGTTGGCTTCACCCAGCTGGGGTGGGAGTGTTGAGTATCTGTCCCCCCTTGATCTCTGCCCTGGAGAGTCCCCTAGCTGCCGTGTCCTCTCTCCCCATCCACTCAAGGCCAGCCTACAGTCATATATGTCACCCAGACATAAAGGAAAAGACACATTttttaggaaatgtttttaataaaagaaaattacaaaaaaaattttaaagacccTATCCCTTTGTGtgcccccctcttcctccttccccactgtTGCCCCCATTTCTGAGGTGCACTGGGAGGCTCCCCTTCAATGTGGGGTttgatgacttttctttttgtagCTGGGGCTTTGGTTGTTCCTTCTGGTGTCATTTCCCATTCACATCCCCCACCTGGTCTCCTCAGTGTCGTCACCAGACCCGAAACCCACTGAGAGGACAGGGAAAGAAGTGCCCTCGCCCAGCCTCTCGCGcggtctctctgcctctctccagtcTCCTGTCTCCCCCTCGCCCCTCTCCCTTGGGCTCTGATGAAAAATTGCTGACTGTAGCTTTGGGAATTTAGCTCTGAGAACCGTAGACGATTTCAGTTCTAGGAAAATAAAACCCGTTGATTACTAGATTGGATCTTGAATGCTTCTTGGGGGGTGTTGTCGGTGAACTGGAGGGGTGGGCCGGGACCGCGAATGCAGTGCTCCCCTCTGGGACGGAGGTGGGCGGTGCCAGCCTGTCCAAGTCAGTGTAGACTGCACCCCTCGTGCCACTCCTGCCAGCCACTGGGGAGCACAGCTCACCCCACAGTCACCTGGGAGGCCTTAGAACGGAGGCTTGCACAAGAAGCGGGAGGCGAGCATTgcccgccccagcccccaccggccacgggaggggaggtgtgggggctGGGTGTGGGAAGGATGCTGCTGCCACGGGTCAGAGCTAGGGGTGCCCGCCACCCGTAAGTGGTGGGGAAGGGCCGGGAGGCTGGTAGCGTGGGGTCCTCCCACGACCCCGGGTTGCGTGGAGGGGCCGGAGCAGGTCATCTCCCGTGCCTCCCAGAGCTGACATTTTGTGACAAGCTCGTCGACTACCCTTGGAAGGGCCCACGTTTCGCCCCTTCGTGCAGAAGCCCTAGGGCAGTTTCTTAATCTGCCCTGGCCCCCTGCTGCAGACTGGGACGCGCGGGGAGAGGACCGGCCGCAGCCCAGCCTGGAGAGGGAGGCCCTCTGCTCCGAATAGGAAGCCACAATCCCCTAGAAAATGGAGCCCTCCTCTCTGGAAACTACAATTCCCAGCGGCCCCCACGCAGAGTGCGTGAGGAAACGTGCCGGGAGCCGAAGCCTATCCCACCCTGCCTTCAACTCCCGACGTGCCTCTCGGTGTTCTTACGCTTCCTGATTTCTTACCCGACCAAATTTCCTGTTTCCAGCTCGCTTCGTAACGGCGGACTACAACTCCCAGCTTGCAGAGCGAGGTTGACTTTTGCGTCCGCTTTGCAtttggactacatttcccagaaagcCAAGGGACGGGGGGCGTTGGGGGGAGCGGGCTCAGGGCGCATGTGCGGGCGGCGCGGCGGCGCGGCAGGAAGCGGAGGTGAGCGTCCGGTACCCAGGTGGTGGTGACCTCGCTGGGCTCGCCCGGGAGCCGAGGACGAGAAGGGCCTTCGTTTGCCCCGGCCGTGACTCAGTCGGCTGCTTGGAGCGGGTGGGTGCTGAAAACTGCTGGAGGCGGGGTGAGGGCGGGCGCGTTGCCGGAGCCCGCGGCGGAAACTCCCCGAGGACAGCCCTTCCACGATGTgcaggagaggagggcagggtcCAGGGGCTGGCTTCTGGGGTGTTCTCCTGGAGCTGCAGACCGAGAGtggctgaggctaggacttctcgCAGCGATCCAGCAGGTGAACTAGCTCCTCGACTGGGGAACCGACCTCGTGGTCCTCGCACCTGTCGGCTTCCTTCCCAGGGCGGCGGCGGTGAGGTTCCCCGCGTTCTGCCTGTCACAGAGCTGCGCTCGTGAGCGCGTGTTGGATCTgcatggggacactgaggccgaCGTTCATTGGGGAGAACATTAGGCGTCGTGTTTTTCACGTTGAGAAGTATAAAGAAGAATGACTGACTGTTCAGACAGACCCGttcggtggtggtggtggtggtggtggtttttacCAGTGCACATAGTCGGAAACTAAACGAACGTTGTGGAAAGGAACCGCGCCCCCAAACAGTTCCCTCACCCCAAACAAGTCCTGGGGCTCCTTACTTCCCATAAATATTTAAGTCTGTGCCAGAACACGTATGTTTTTAATTTGCCTAAACGACACGATACCACTCACGTTATTCTGTACTTTGCTTTGTTAAAACATTGAAAGTAAAACTGTGGTATCTTAAGGATGATGAAACAAGCTCAGACATTGGGTAGGATGGTGAGCACGGAGGGGCGCCAAGGTCTCTGACCCCGGCAAGCTCTTTGTGCCATGAGagtgcactttattttttatttttttaaaacttatttgacacggagagcacaagcagggggagcggcaggtagaggcagaaggagaagcagactccccgctgagcagggggcccaatgtggggctccatcccaggaccctgggatcatgatgtgagctgaaggcagacacttcacctactgagccactcaggagccacAAGAGTgcactttatttatattttgaagatagacTACGTTCTTAGCTATAAAATAAGATTAACGATCCCTGctccatcccttccccttttgcctttttaaaaaagatttatgtatttattagcatGAGAGCGTGGgctgaaggggagagagggagagaatctctccCCATTGAGCGGGAGTTaaatgcagggcttaatctcatggccttgagatcatgacctgagccgaaattgaaATCAAGATTCCGATGCTTAACTGCCcagctgccacccaggcgccccctccaccCCTTTCCTTTAGTGCATGATGCAAGAAGCCACGTGGCTCCTGGCAGGTAGCAAGTGCTAAGTGGAAGCACGTACTATTTTTGCCTCAGTTCTCTCATCAGGCCACTGACTTAGTCCGTTATCCCAAGTTGGAAGGCTTCCAGTACTTGCTTACATAGTTGGGAAATCCAGGACTCCGTCATCCTGGAGTCTTGCTCTGGGGGCCTTTGCCTTTAGAAAAGCAGCTGTCTTAGGGAGGAGTGCTTATTTCCCGAATGAGTTTAGGAATTAGAAGTGGTGTAGGGACatcttaatccttttttttttttcctatattttactttataactgCCTGCCCCTTGGCCTTGTGCCACTGGTTTGTTCCCCTTACATGTGTGTTTCCTATCCTGCATGTATGTAATAATTGTTTACTGAGTATCTGCTGTGTGCCACGCCCTGGTTGGATCTATGGGACTTAGGGGTGAACTAGATGGCATGGCCCCTGGCCTGGGGGAACCTTTTGGACTTTGAAGTCAGATACATGTGGATTTGAATGTCAGTTCTCACACAGTAGCTTCATGACCACGGGCAAGTCACCAAACCTCAGTTAAGtccttcctcatctataaagtgaagaTAACATTTGTAGGGTTTCAATGAGATTTAGCAACGGACTGAGTGTAAaaattccttcccttccttgtttGCCCACTTATTTCTGTCTACTCTGTATGGTTTTtggattttaatcttttttttttttttttacagtagcTCCacacccaatggggggcttgaactcagggaccctgagattaagagtcacatgctctcccaactgagccggccaggtgcccatctatctatctacttcAGAGCTGACTAGGAAGGTTTCTGGATCTTCCCTGGCCAGGGGATTTCTCACAGCCTCCAGCCATGCgtctctctgccctgctggcctTGGCATCCAAGGTCACTCTGCCCCGCGACTACCGCTATGGGATGAGCCGCCCAGGCTCTCTTGCAGACAGGAGGAAGAACCCTCCAGGGACCAGGCGGCGCCGGGTGGCTGTGGAACCCATCTCTGATGAAGAATGGCATCTGTTCTGTGGGGACATGGTGAGAGCCTCAGATGGGGCAGAGTGTTGGGGGGCTCCTGGGCAAGGATCCCCTCCCTGACCCATGTCTTCCTGCAGGTGGAGGTCCTAGAAGGCAAGGATGCTGGGAAGCAAGGCAAAGTAGTTCAAGTTATCCGGCAGCGCAACTGGGTGGTCCTGGAGGGACTGAATAcggtgagtggagggaggagatggggctGCTCAGGAAGCCTGTCCCGTGTCACTCTGCATGGAGagcagcccagggagggaagaggcGAGCCACAGGGGCAGTGACACAGCTGACCGTTCTGCTGTTCACCTGGGGCTGAATATGACGAGCTGGGGAGGTTCTCATGTCCCCTCTCTTTCATACAGCACTACCGCTATGTTGGCAAGACCGGGGAGTACCGGGGAACCATGATCCCCAGCGAAGCGCCCTTGCTCCACAACCAGGTCAAACTTGTGGACCCCGTGGACAGGCAAGCACACGGGGCCCCGGTCAGAGGGTTTCCCACTCTGAGCGTCCATGTAGGTGTTGATCACATTTGTACAAAAGGAGTAGTGGGCTGGAAATTCTGGAATTTGAGAGGAACCATCCATCTGATGGACATGACTCCCTCTAGCTCACCCCAGTACAGATGGAACAGCAACAAGATGGTGACCGTAATGTTTTCAGCCATTGACTTTTTTGGGCGGAACGAAGCAGGAAGACCTGGTTCCCAtgctgggtttctctctcccatcCACTAGGAAACCCACTGAGGTGGAATGGAGGTTCACGGAGGCTGGAGAGCGGGTACGTGTCTCCTCAAGATCAGGAAGAATTATCCCCAAACCTGATTTTCCCAGAGCGGATGGCATTGTCCCTGAAACGTGGATCGGTGAGGCGGGCTGAGGGGCAGGAAGGTGGGCTGGGGTGGTAGGAGTGGGAGTGAGGGGTGTTAagaagccccccctcccccgcccgtcgtctttcctcctcctttccaacAGATGGTCCCAAAGACACATCGGTGGAAGATGCTCTAGAAAGAACCTACGTGCCCCGTTTAAAGACACTGGAGGAGGAAGTGATGGAGGCCATGGGGATCCAAGAGACTCAGAGACACAAGAAGGTCTACTGGTATTGAACCTGGGGGAGCAGCTTCTCCCCTCCTTGTCTTCAGCTTA encodes the following:
- the MRPL24 gene encoding 39S ribosomal protein L24, mitochondrial isoform X1, encoding MRLSALLALASKVTLPRDYRYGMSRPGSLADRRKNPPGTRRRRVAVEPISDEEWHLFCGDMVEVLEGKDAGKQGKVVQVIRQRNWVVLEGLNTHYRYVGKTGEYRGTMIPSEAPLLHNQVKLVDPVDRQAHGAPVRGFPTLSVHVGVDHICTKGVVGWKFWNLRGTIHLMDMTPSSSPQYRWNSNKMVTVMFSAIDFFGRNEAGRPGSHAGFLSPIH
- the MRPL24 gene encoding 39S ribosomal protein L24, mitochondrial isoform X2, which codes for MRLSALLALASKVTLPRDYRYGMSRPGSLADRRKNPPGTRRRRVAVEPISDEEWHLFCGDMVEVLEGKDAGKQGKVVQVIRQRNWVVLEGLNTHYRYVGKTGEYRGTMIPSEAPLLHNQVKLVDPVDRKPTEVEWRFTEAGERVRVSSRSGRIIPKPDFPRADGIVPETWIDGPKDTSVEDALERTYVPRLKTLEEEVMEAMGIQETQRHKKVYWY